CGGTTCCAAAAATAAAAATAACCCTAAGGACTCTACCATTCAATGGCGTGATCAGTCTAATCTATATGCGACTCGATCTACCCTAAATTCCAAGTGGAATTCAAACAAACCAACTCACAGTGTTTTAGGCGAGAAGCAGCTGGTTGATCGGAGAGGACTTATCCAAAACCTAAGGGACGTCTTGACTTGATTGGACTGAACTGATCTCGACTTCGACAGACCTTGGCTTCACCATGAAGAAACTGACAGGCCTCGACAGACTGATTTGGACTCGGACAGAACCTCCTTTAGCTTCTGGACAGTTCTTCGGACTTCCCGGCGGAGTATCGAGCAGAACTTCGACTGATCTGACCCCGTGGAACTGAACTAAATCTGGACATCACCTCCACTTGATCATCAAAGGAACTGAGTTGCCTGGACGGACTCAAATGGACAGAGCTTCCGCGTCACAATCGTAGAGGATCGTCGATTGGACGGAACTGGCCTTCTCAGTGAGAATCGACTACACTCTAAGTCGACCACTTTGTTTCTCTCTCTCTTTCTCTCTGGCCACGTTGACTTGATTCCCATCTGAACGGATCTTCATTTGATTGAACTTCATTTGGACAGAACCTTCCCTAAGCGCTGACTCGAATTCAGTAGAGTACTGACCTCAAAAACTCTTTAAAACTCTCGAAATAGCTCGGAATCACTTGCTTTCTTTTTCTAATTTTCTATCACGTTTTTAAGTTGTTTTGGACAGGTCTGGATCTGAAGAAATGAGCTGGGTTGTGGGATATTTATAAGAGATAGCAACCAATCAGCTTCAGGTTGGTGGCAGCCCGTGTGTCGCTTCGCATGGCTCCGGACGCATGTGCGGCGGCACCTCGTGCTCCACATGTCAGGCTGCATGTCTACGACACATGCAGGACGCCACAACTCCTCCCAAATGTCTGGCTGCATGACTATAATTCATGCAAGGCGCCACAGCAGCACACACATGTCGATCAACATGCTTCGGTTGCATGCGCGAAGACACTTCGTGCTTCTACATGTCAGGCTGCATGTACTGCTTCCATGCACGTTCCATGCACGGCGACAACTCGAGCTTCTGGAGACACTCAGCTTTTTAGATGGTTGACACCACGTTCTGAACCCATGCAACGAGCCACTCGAGCTTCTCGGTCCATTGGCCTGATTTCGGTCCTTCCGGTAAATTTCTGGCCCGCGATTAATCCCGAATATTTTTATGCTCCCGTTCTGATGTTCTGAATATTTTTGATAAACTCCAGACTGCATTATAACCTTGACGGTAATATTTCCCGAGCCTCTGGCTTCTCCGAAAAATATTACAGAATACCGAAATTAGGGTTTCGTCCAATTTTGGGTTTTCCCGTCGTGCTTCGATCCCGTCGTGCTTGATTCCCGTCGTGCTTGATTCCCGTCCTGCTTAATTCCCATGCTGCTTCCAATGTCTTCGAAATAATATTTCGCTGACACGAAGTTCCGCAGAAAACTTCGTACTGAAGAAACGTCGTTCTTCTAAAACGTCGAGTTTCTAAACCGTCGTGCTTCCAAAATTGTTATGCTTCCAAAACATCTATCTCATCAATCTAGGACATCTTCTAACTATGGTCGAACAACTTATTTGACTCATAGTTCACTCACGATCACTTCTTCGCCCACCTCGTACTTTAAAACTTCTCGATCGATCCTTATTGCCCGCGACTCGACCACCACAAAGATTCTCGATCATTCTCTCTTTTTTTTTAACGGGTTTCTACAGGAACTGTCGAGGTTTAGGCAATGACTTGCCAGTTCGACGCCTAAAGGAGATAAATAGAAAATATCTCTCCGACATCATTCGTCTTTCAGAAACCAAGTAGCACAATGACTTTATTCGAGATGTGGGGGAGGGCGGGGGCACAGTTGGGGTTTCTACATTATGTATTGGACTTATTGGTTTCTTAGTTATCTACTGGAAGCACGATGTACAGATTTCCCTTTTAAGGGGGCACAATTGGGGTTTCTACATTATGTATCGGTTCCTCCTATTGTACTTATTGGTTTCTTAGTTATCTACTGGAAGCACGATGTACAGATTTCCCTTTTAAGCCAGTCTAGTAATCTCATCGATTTTAATGTCCTAAGTAATGAATGTTCTTTCTATTTGTCTTTTGTCTATGATATATCATCCAAATCCAGCCATTAGACATCACAAATAGAAAAGGATACAAAGAATAGGGACAAGAAGAAGAAAGCAACCGTGGTTCATTCTTGGAGATTTTAGTGATATCCACGGTAACCAAGAGAAAATTGGAAGGAGAACTCGGCCACAAATCTATTTCCATAATTTCAGAGACTTGGTCCGAAATAGTGACTTCACCGGCTAAAATCTATTGAGAATAGATTTTCCTCGGTTGGTCAAAGAGGTCATCATCATGTGCAGTTCTGCCTTGACAGAACTATGGTAAATAGTAAGCTGTTTGAAGAATTTCATATTTCTGAAACATAGTATTTAGCATTGGTGAGTCTGATCACAGACCTAGGGTGACTTACATCTCCTACGAAAGAGATGAACCAAAATGGATATTCAGATATGACAGTCGTATGAATGGAAAGAAGGGGTTTACAAAATCGAAAACACGGTTGGAAAGGCACTGGACAAGCTCAATTACTAGATATGACTCTGTCTCAACGTCTCTGGAGATGTCGTAGTCAAATCTCTCAGTTGAAAAAGACTAACCGCATTCATCGGGAGAAGGTGTAAATATTCTCAAAAGTCGCTTGGACAATGCTATTGGCTCCAGTCCAGCTTCAATTGAGGAGGAAGTCTTTTGGGAACAAAAAAGTAGGATAACATGGTTGAGATATGGAGACAAAATTACTCAGCACTTTCACGAGATTACTAAAGCAAAGAGAAACAGAAACAACATCACAGCTATTCAAAATCCTGATGGTGTAATACAGAGAGGTAAACAAAACATAGCTAAGGTTGCCTAAGAGTACTTTCAGAAGCTTAACTCATCTGATACTGTGACACCAAATCAGTTTGAAGAAATATTTAGCAGTTTGAAGAAACGAGTTACTGATGATATGACTAAAGATTTAATACGTTTAGTAACACCAGAGAATATCCAGACGGCTATCTTTGATATTATGTGCTCGATGTTTTTTTTGGCTATCTTCTACCACCAATATTGGAATGAATTAAAACCGGAGATCAATGATGAAGTTATAGAGCTTGTTGAGGAAGGTACACTAGATTAATCCCTCAACCCCACTCATCTTTGTCTCATCCCAAAAATTGATCTTCCGACTGGAATGACGGGTTCATGCCCATTGCAGTGCCATATGTTTTTTCCGCAAAAATCGTAAAATTTTGTTTTTCTGTCGAAACCAAAAATCACATTTTCCTGCCAAGCGAAAAATTGCATTTTATTAAGTATTAATGGTAAATTGTAAACTTAAAAATATTGTGTGTATACTAAATTTGTATTGTCTAAATGTTGCGAGAAATAGTTAATCACAAAAATAATATATTGATTAATAAAATTAAATATGTTTTTAATATTTGTAAAAATGGATACTAAACCCAAACCGTAGAAACGTGTAAATGTGTTCTTTCAGGTCTAACTAATAATTATCTTACTTGCATTGAGTTAAAACATGAATATACCGTTTTCCCCGCATAAACATAAAAGAGACATGTTGAATATATTCGATTATTGAGCAAAGGAAAGCACGTGAGCCCGTGAGTGCATGGGATCAGGCGTCGAAGGCGGTAAATAGAGGAAGAGCAGGTGACAGTAACATAGAAAGACGGTGATCGAGAAGTGGCCGTCCCTGAGATCCACGCCTCCTTCGCCATATTGAAAAAATCATTAACAAAGTACTTGAAATTTTGAAGAACTAGCCGACAATGTTTTCAGTAGATGGATCCAGCATGCAAAGACACCATACACGTAAAAAAAATCCGCCAGAGGGTCCACACGTTTGAGTGACGACGCTTCTAGTTTCAAAGAGCCGTGCGTGTGTTATAAACTTAATAGTCTTATAATTAAATTTCAGACGAAATAAAGAATCCTAATAATTTCACATATATGGCTTACGATTTAAAAACAGTTCTTATTGTTTTGTTCGTTTAAATAACTAGTTCTTCACTCGAATCAATTGAGAAACATCGCCCAAATACGCGCCTTTTTTTATTGTTTAACAACCCCTAATCACCAACTTTTTCGTTTATTTTATTTCGATCTTTGACGCAAGTACAACTTGATCAATATATAAAACTGGAAGATATGGTTTGAACGTACGAAACGTGAAAGTTGCTTTTAATTCAAGCCGCCAGTGGTTTTGGAGTATTGACATTAAGACTCGTGGAGGAGAGTTTTAAGTTGACAATCTTTTTTTCCTTTGACAACGATTCTTTTTTCGTCCCTCGCGTGCGTAAAAACCTAAGTTTCCATGTCGGTTTACATCTCCTGATACTTCAGAAACATAAAAATATCTAATGGCACCTAGAATTTGGATTATAAAACAACCACATGGATATTATAACTGCAAAACTGATATATTAATATTAGTGATAAAAGGGGATATATATACTTGTTTGTAATATAAAATATTAGAAAAATATCAACGACGGCGAAACAACAGATATATTACATCCCGTATCTGTGTTTCCAAAATAGAAGTCAAATTATAACGTAATTTGACCCAATTGAAACAATCATTACAAGTGACATTTCGTTGTAGTAATTTAATAATATACATCAATTAAAATATTCAATAAATGGAAGGTAGAACAGCTTGGATTACATTATTTGTATCGACATCAAACCTAAACCTTCCTTGATATACATGTACGAGGTAGAATGGAAGCTAGTAGAATTCGTTATAAGTTGGCTGTAAAGGCCATAAAGTAATGACAACGAGTGGTCGGTAAGATTATACACATGTAGATAATAAATAAACATTTTTTTTGCAGGATAATACATCGATCGAGGTTAGAAATAGTAAATTGGCTACTACATGCCGTTTATATTTGACGATTCCCATTTATGGAAAATTTCTTCAACCTTCATGGTTTTAAAAGAAAACTCTTTTAGTGTTAACAATCGTTTACTTAATAATATGAAACTAGATTTGACCCACGATTTGAAATTGCAAGATTATTTTCTAACAAAATTTATTTTTAATATATTTTTTGTTGAGTTAAGATTTGTTTCCTTATTTAATAAACTAAATTAATTAAAAAATTACTTTAAAATTAAATAAGCAATGTCATGATATTATAAATAAATTAAACACTAATGACATAATCTAATAGAAATTCTAATTTATGAGTATAGATATCAAAGCTGGTCGGAAAAAGGGCGCAATGGAGGCGGAAGGAAAGGGGAGAGAGAAGAACATATATATAGACTATGTTTACTAATGAACAAAATAAAATCAATTTTCTTAAATCTTTTGCAAACATTTAAGATGGCAGATTGTAATAAACATATAGTGGTAATAATCGTCATATGATAATTATTATTTTCGATTTGGGGAAACACTATCTTCAAATATTTTCTTCCAATTTTATAAAGATAGACATTATTATTATCGTCTACCCCTTCATACCTATTAGTTTTATCCATTTTTAATGTTTATACCAATTTGGATTATTTGTTCCGAAAAAATGATATTAAAATCGGCAGTAAGGTAGAAATCCTTGTTTATTACTCCCTCCGTTTTTTATTGTAAGTAGTTTTACTTAAAAACACGAATATTTAGAAAATTGTTATTTAATAGAATATATCATTTAACCAATTAATTCAACCAATTATTAAAAATTTATCATTATTTCATTTGTCACATAATATCCAATAAATGAAAAAAATACATTGAAATATGTAAACTACTTATATTGTGAAACAAACTTTTTTTGTTAAAAATACTTACATTTAGAAACGGAGGAAGTAATAATCTAGCATTTCTTGAAAACTCACAATAATAAATTATTTAGTGGATACAAGAGATGTTCAAAAGCTAGTAAGATGCAAAAGATAAATGTCAACCATGGTTTGAAGAGAATGCAACAACATCGAGGAAATATAATCACTACATACTCCGATGACACCTCAAGCCTTAACTTTGCAGAGCATATATTTAGTCGATGGTTCGTGGACTTCTAAGACACATTTTAGTTGATGTGTGTGTTGAAAGACTTTTCAAAGCGTGAACAACTTTTGGGATTAGAAAATAAAAAGAGACGTGACTCATCTCTGCACATGGAGCTGTAAACAGTAACATGAACTATGCAAAATATGTTTCAATATTCAATATGTCAACATTTTAGAGCATACTGCGATGATATAATTTTATCGATTAAAGACCCAACAACATGACCAATTTTTAACTAATTGAAGGAGTTCGCCGTTCTAAAGAAAAATTTCAAGATTTTAAAATTGTCTACCATCCTTGAACGTTAGACTGCTAATTTATTGGAACCCTTTGGTTGTTGGAACTCTTTTTTTTGGAGTTGTTTTGTGTAACAAACTTTATCAATCAAATTTTAGATGGAAAAAGACTGCTAATTTATTAACTAAGACTACATGCGTTTTTCATATTAGTTTGTTTTTTTGTGGTTGTTTATTCTCATATTACTTTTCAGACCATCTCTTGTTTGATCAGTAGAATAGTTTTTGATGTACAAAAACATTTCAGATATATTGGTAAGAATATATAATTTTGTACTCCATTTTTCTTGATTTAGGAGTTTTTCATTTCACAAATTAAAAACGACTATAATGTTTTACGACATCAATTTTATAGAATAAATATATTAAGGGTCAAAACAATCATATATATTCAGTTTAACAAATATATATATATATATATATATATATATGTATTCATTACAAGAGAAGAAAATATTGAAGGTAATTTATATCAATTTGTTTTTGAAAGGAACACGCATTGATGAGAGAGACGCACAGTGCGAGTTTTTTTTTTTTACGAACGCGGACAACGAGTAAGAAGAACAGTTGGCTCTCTCCCAAGACCACCGTGTTGTACTTGTATTAATACACACGAAAACTATCTCAAAGCAAAAACGCGGAAGAGCTCTTAAACGACATCGTTAAGAGGGAGATTCTTGCTTGGCCTATAGAGAGTTCTTCTTCTCTTTTGCATTAGTCATGGCCACACGCAGTCTCTCTTTCTTCAGAGTTCTTCTCCTCTTTCTCACACTCTCAGGTTATTTCTCCTTCACTTTATTAATCTTTTATAACCTTTTTATCCAAAATATTTTGAATTCGGATTTTATTTTTCAATTTTTCTTACAAATCAGTGAGAAGTAACGGCCAAGGAGTAGGAATCAACTACGGCCAAATCGCAAACAACCTCCCATCTCCGGCGAGAGTTGCAGTTCTCCTTCGATCACTAAACATCACAAGAGTCAAACTCTACGACGCAGATCCAAACGTCCTCTTCTCCTTCTCTAACTCCCAAGTCGATTTCATGATCGGACTAGGCAACGAGTTTCTCCAAAACATGTCGACCGACCCAACCAAAGCTCAGAGTTGGATCCAGCAACGACTCCAACCACACATCTCAAAAACACGTATAACTTCAATCGTTGTCGGAAACGAAATCTTCAAAACCAACGATCATGTCCTAATCTCAAGTCTCTTACCGGCAATGAAAGCGGTTTACTCTGCTCTAGTCAATCTCGGTTTAGAGAAACAAGTAACAGTAACGTCAGCTCATTCACTAGACATGCTTCAGACGTCGTACCCTCCTTCGTCCGGATCATTCAAAGAAGAGTTCATTCCATATCTTCAACCTCTTCTTGATTTTCACTCTCAGATCAAATCTCCTTTCTTGATCAACGCTTACCCTTTCTTTGCTTACAAAGACAGTCCTAAAGAGATTTCTTTAGAGTACGCTCTGTTTCAGCCGAACCAAGGGATGGTTGATTCGAACACGAATCTTCATTACGACAACATGTTGTTCGCTCAAGTCGATGCGCTGTATTCGGCTATTAAAGCGTTGGGACATACAGATGTTGAGGCTCGGATCTCCGAGACGGGATGGCCTTCTAAAGGAGAGGAGAATGAGATCGGAGCTTCGCCGGAGAACGCGGCGCTTTATAATGGGAACTTGTTGCGGTTGGTTCAGGAGAGGAAAGGAACTCCGGCGAAGCCATCTGTTCCGATTGATGTTTACGTTTTTGCTCTGTTCAATGAGAATCTTAAACCGGGTCCGATTTCTGAGAGGAATTATGGATTGTTTTTTCCAGATGGTAAACCGGTTTATAATGTTGGGTTGCAGGGTTATCTCCCTGATATTATCTACAGTTCCAGCGCAACTACTATCAAGGTAAATCCATTTTTATTCAAAAGGTTTCAAATTTCTTTGTCCGGTTTTCAAATCTTGATCTTTTTTTTTTGTTTCTCACAACAACATTTTAAAAATC
The DNA window shown above is from Brassica oleracea var. oleracea cultivar TO1000 chromosome C3, BOL, whole genome shotgun sequence and carries:
- the LOC106335816 gene encoding glucan endo-1,3-beta-glucosidase 14, which gives rise to MATRSLSFFRVLLLFLTLSVRSNGQGVGINYGQIANNLPSPARVAVLLRSLNITRVKLYDADPNVLFSFSNSQVDFMIGLGNEFLQNMSTDPTKAQSWIQQRLQPHISKTRITSIVVGNEIFKTNDHVLISSLLPAMKAVYSALVNLGLEKQVTVTSAHSLDMLQTSYPPSSGSFKEEFIPYLQPLLDFHSQIKSPFLINAYPFFAYKDSPKEISLEYALFQPNQGMVDSNTNLHYDNMLFAQVDALYSAIKALGHTDVEARISETGWPSKGEENEIGASPENAALYNGNLLRLVQERKGTPAKPSVPIDVYVFALFNENLKPGPISERNYGLFFPDGKPVYNVGLQGYLPDIIYSSSATTIKILNVWRAVMGLAVAGMILDMGVKMKMR